The window GCTCGGGCTGGATTTAATGAGCGCAGAATTACGGCCTCTAGCGGCGCAGAGTGCGGCGCTGGCCGCGGCGGGTAAGAGCCCGTTGTACGCTGCCATCGACGGGCAATTAGCGGCAGTCATTGCGGTGGCTGATCCTGTTAAAGACACCACCCCCGCGGCGATTAATGCTCTGCATGATTTGGGCTTAAAAGTGGCGATGATTACCGGCGATAACGAACGCACCGCGCAGGCGATTGCTGCTCAGCTCGGTATCGATGAAGTGGTTGCCGGTGTAATGCCGGAAGGCAAAGTAGAAGCGCTGAAAACGTTGCGCGCCCGTTACGGTGCACTGGCTTTTGTCGGTGACGGTATTAACGATGCGCCGGCACTGGCCGAAGCAGATGTTGGCTTAGCCATTGGCACGGGTACCGATATCGCCATTGAAGCGGCCGATGTGGTGCTGATGAACGGCGATTTGCGGGCGGTGCCGAATGCACTGGCCATCAGTCAGGCGACACTGCGTAATATCCGCCAGAACCTGTTCTGGGCATTTGCCTATAACGCCCTGCTGATTCCACTGGCAGCCGGTGCGTTGTATCCGGCTTATGGTGTGCTGCTGTCGCCGATGCTGGCGGCGGGGGCAATGGCGATGTCGAGCGTATTTGTGCTGAGTAATGCGCTGCGGCTGAAGCGTTTTAAAGCGGTGCTTGGCTGAAGAGTCTTTGTGGTTAAAACGCAGGCGGAGCATTACTCCGCTTGCTCAGTTTCTTTTCTTAATCCCCACTTTTTCTTAGCGGATACTGTCCGCCTTATATTTCTGCGCGGTGATCAGTATCGGTACGGCAGAGCGCTTTTTGCGCTTATCACTGTGAAATCTACTCTTTTGGGTAATGCTCCCGGCATCTTTGATCCGTATCGTTATTTGCTGGGCTGACATTTTTTTTGGATCAGGCGTTATGAATTTTATGGCCTGAGCAAGCAGATATCACCCTATCGAATATTCGTCGAAAAGGGGTTTGTAATGAATGATTTATCGCTTTTATCACTGTCTCATTACCGTAAGGCAGCGGTATTTTTATTGGTTTCTTTACTGGCTGCCTGTGGTGGCAGTGGAGGTTCGGGGGGCACCGATCGGCTGCCAATTACCGGTATTGTCGCAGGACTGAATGGCACTGGCCTGATTTTGCAGAATAATAATGGTGATGACCTTGCGATTAGCGCGGATGGTAATTTCCGCTTTGCCACAATGCATAACATTGGCAGTAGCTATAGCGTGACGGTCCTGCAGCAGCCGCAGCAGTTACAGCAGAACTGCCAGGTCAGTAATGGCAGTGGTGTGATTGGTGCTGACAGCGTACCGGTTCTGGTCAGTTGTACGGACGTTAAACCAGACACAGTGCCTGAACTCACTCTTGAATATGGTCAGAAAACTTTCAGGTACAACTGGCAGCCGGTGGCAAATGCCAGCTATTACCGCCTTTATGAAAGCGTTGATGAGCAATCCGGTTATGTGCAGGTTGGGGCTGAGATTACCGACACTCATTTTGAGCACACTGTCTCTTTGCATCAGCGGATGGGGGCCAGCTATCTGCTGGAGGCCTGTAATGGCGGAGGATGCACAATGTCTGCCCTGTCATTTCCTGATGTAAACCAGGCTATCGGCTACATCAAAGCATCAAACACCGATACGAAGCATGAATTCGGGGCTGTGCTTGCGCTGTCAGCAGATGGGACGACTTTAGTCGTTGCTGCTGACAGTGAAAGCAGCAGCGCCCGCGGTATTAACGGTGATCAGAATAATACCGATAGCATAAGATCGGGGGCGGTTTATATCTTTGGTCAGGAGTCTGGTCGCTGGGTTCAGAAGGCTTACATTAAATCCTCGAACAGTGACATAAGTGATTACTTTGGTTCTTCGCTGGGACTGTCTGCCGATGGCAATACGCTGGCTGTTGGGGCTCCTGGAGAAAGCAGCAGTAGCACAGGAGTTAATGGTGATCAGAATAACAATGATATGCCTTATTCAGGTGCTGTGTATATTTTCACCCGTAACGACAGCGGTTGGCAGCAACAGGGCTATCTGAAAGCAGCTGATGTTGGTGAATACGATCACTTTGGTCAGTCGCTGGAGTTGTCTGCTGCTGGTAACGTACTGGTGGTTGGTGCGCCTGGCGAAGACAGCAACGCAATGGGCATTAACGGTGATGGTGCGAACAATGACGTGCAGTCTTCGGGAGCGGCTTATGTATTCAGTCGCGGGAATAACGGTTGGCAGCAACAGGCTTATTTAAAAGCATCGAATACCGGTAACGGCGATCAGTATGGCACGTCAGTCAGTATTTCTGCCGATGCATTAACCATCGCAATCGGTGCTCCTAATGAAAGTGGTGGTTCGGTTGGAATTAATGGTGACCAGAGCCCCCATTCAGATCAATATTATTCTGCCGGCGCAGTCTATGTGTATGCGTTCAGTGATAATAATTGGGCGCAACAGGCGTATATAAAAGGGGCTTATACTGATAGTGGTGACGATATAGGGGAAGCGGTATCGTTATCAGCAGACGGCAATACTCTGTTGGCAACGGCGCTTCGTGAAGATGGCGGAGTGAGCGGTGTTAATGGCGTTGAATCGGATAATTCGGTACTGAACTCTGGTGCAGCTTATGTCTTTGTGCGCACAGGGACTGATTGGGCGCAACAGGCTTATCTGAAAGCATCGAACCCTGAAGGCTTTGACTCCTTAGGCGCCGTAGGTCAAATATCCTCAGATGGACGAACCATCGCTGTCCAGGCGAGAGAAGATAGCGGTGCGACAGGAATTAACGGTGATCAAAGTGATAATAATGCTGAACGCAGTGGTGCTGTTTATCTCTTTCACTGGAATGATGGCGAGTGGTTACAGCAGGCTTATGTTAAAGCGTCCAATACGGATGAGTGGGATGAGTTTGGCTCAGGAATAGCGCTGAGTGCTGACGGCTCAATGCTGGCGGTTGG of the Thalassolituus hydrocarboniclasticus genome contains:
- a CDS encoding FG-GAP repeat protein, translating into MNDLSLLSLSHYRKAAVFLLVSLLAACGGSGGSGGTDRLPITGIVAGLNGTGLILQNNNGDDLAISADGNFRFATMHNIGSSYSVTVLQQPQQLQQNCQVSNGSGVIGADSVPVLVSCTDVKPDTVPELTLEYGQKTFRYNWQPVANASYYRLYESVDEQSGYVQVGAEITDTHFEHTVSLHQRMGASYLLEACNGGGCTMSALSFPDVNQAIGYIKASNTDTKHEFGAVLALSADGTTLVVAADSESSSARGINGDQNNTDSIRSGAVYIFGQESGRWVQKAYIKSSNSDISDYFGSSLGLSADGNTLAVGAPGESSSSTGVNGDQNNNDMPYSGAVYIFTRNDSGWQQQGYLKAADVGEYDHFGQSLELSAAGNVLVVGAPGEDSNAMGINGDGANNDVQSSGAAYVFSRGNNGWQQQAYLKASNTGNGDQYGTSVSISADALTIAIGAPNESGGSVGINGDQSPHSDQYYSAGAVYVYAFSDNNWAQQAYIKGAYTDSGDDIGEAVSLSADGNTLLATALREDGGVSGVNGVESDNSVLNSGAAYVFVRTGTDWAQQAYLKASNPEGFDSLGAVGQISSDGRTIAVQAREDSGATGINGDQSDNNAERSGAVYLFHWNDGEWLQQAYVKASNTDEWDEFGSGIALSADGSMLAVGAKREKSASRGIGGDQSDNTLTNAGAVYLY